In a genomic window of Streptomyces koelreuteriae:
- a CDS encoding APC family permease yields the protein MATTEHLPPSRTEPTPPSRLRAWMLEGLSDMGKGGGHTGPHAEPEPPHKGQPWWRVMCLTGVDYFSTLGYQPGIAALAAGLLSPIATIVLVIVTLAGALPVYRRVAEESPHGEGSIAMLERLLSFWQGKLFVLTLLGFAATDFLITITLSAADASTHLVENPHLNSALHDKQLLITLILVALLGAVFLKGFLEAIGVAVALVGAYLALNAVVVVVGLYHVVTAGHVVTDWSSALTTQHSNIFVMIGVALLVFPKLALGLSGFETGVAVMPHVKGDEGDTEENPKGRIRDTKKLLTTAALIMSVFLITTSFITTLLIPEKEFEPGGQANGRALAFLAHDYLGNAFGTVYDVSTIAILWFAGASAMAGLLNLMPRYLPRYGMAPHWARAVRPMVIVFTLIAFLVTWIFDADVDAQGGAYATGVLVLISSAAIAVTIAARKARQRNWTIGFAVISAVFLYTTVLNVIERPDGVKIGACFIAGIIVVSLLSRLARAFELRVTSVSLDGMAERFVRDMASRRMRFIANEPDRRDIAEYREKIEQIRQDNDVPGQEDFVFVEVTVTDPSEFEASLTVRGEVLHGRYRVLTLESSSVPNALAALLLHARDLTGCTPHIYFEWTEGGPFTNLLRFFLFGQGEVAPVTREVLREAERDRKRRPRVHVG from the coding sequence ATGGCCACCACTGAGCACCTGCCACCGAGCCGTACGGAGCCCACCCCGCCCAGTCGCCTGCGGGCCTGGATGCTGGAGGGCCTGTCCGACATGGGCAAGGGCGGCGGCCACACCGGACCCCACGCCGAACCGGAGCCCCCGCACAAGGGCCAGCCCTGGTGGCGGGTGATGTGCCTGACCGGCGTCGACTACTTCTCCACGCTCGGCTACCAGCCGGGCATCGCGGCCCTGGCCGCCGGACTGCTCTCCCCGATCGCGACGATCGTGCTGGTCATCGTCACGCTGGCGGGCGCTCTGCCGGTCTACCGCCGGGTGGCCGAGGAGAGCCCGCACGGCGAGGGCTCGATCGCGATGCTGGAGCGGCTGCTCTCCTTCTGGCAGGGCAAGCTGTTCGTCCTCACCCTGCTCGGCTTCGCCGCCACCGACTTCCTGATCACCATCACCCTGTCGGCCGCGGACGCCTCCACCCACCTCGTGGAGAACCCGCATCTGAACAGCGCCCTGCACGACAAGCAGTTGCTGATCACTCTGATCCTGGTCGCGCTGCTCGGCGCGGTGTTCCTCAAGGGCTTCCTGGAGGCCATCGGCGTCGCGGTCGCCCTGGTGGGCGCCTATCTCGCGCTGAACGCGGTCGTGGTGGTCGTCGGCCTCTACCACGTGGTCACCGCCGGTCATGTGGTCACCGACTGGTCCAGCGCCCTCACCACGCAGCACAGCAACATCTTCGTCATGATCGGCGTCGCCCTGCTGGTCTTCCCGAAGCTGGCCCTCGGCCTGTCCGGATTCGAGACCGGCGTCGCCGTGATGCCGCACGTCAAGGGCGACGAGGGCGACACGGAGGAGAACCCGAAGGGCCGTATCCGGGACACGAAGAAGCTGCTCACCACGGCCGCTCTCATCATGAGCGTCTTCCTGATCACCACCAGCTTCATCACCACGCTCCTCATACCCGAGAAGGAGTTCGAGCCGGGCGGCCAGGCCAACGGACGAGCCCTGGCCTTTCTGGCCCACGACTACCTGGGCAACGCCTTCGGCACCGTCTACGACGTCTCGACGATCGCCATCCTGTGGTTCGCCGGCGCCTCCGCGATGGCCGGGCTGCTCAATCTGATGCCGCGCTACCTCCCCCGCTACGGCATGGCCCCGCACTGGGCCCGCGCCGTACGGCCCATGGTCATCGTCTTCACCCTGATCGCCTTCCTGGTCACCTGGATCTTCGACGCCGACGTCGACGCGCAGGGCGGCGCCTACGCCACCGGCGTGCTGGTCCTCATCAGCTCCGCCGCGATCGCGGTGACCATCGCCGCCCGCAAGGCCCGGCAGCGGAACTGGACCATCGGCTTCGCGGTCATCTCCGCGGTGTTCCTCTACACGACCGTGCTCAACGTCATCGAGCGCCCGGACGGCGTGAAGATCGGCGCCTGCTTCATCGCCGGGATCATCGTGGTCTCCCTGCTGTCGCGGCTGGCCCGGGCGTTCGAGCTGCGCGTGACCAGCGTGTCGCTGGACGGCATGGCGGAGCGCTTCGTCCGGGACATGGCCAGCCGCAGGATGCGGTTCATCGCCAACGAGCCCGACCGGCGCGACATCGCGGAGTACCGGGAGAAGATCGAGCAGATCCGGCAGGACAACGACGTGCCCGGGCAGGAGGACTTCGTCTTCGTCGAGGTGACGGTCACCGACCCGTCGGAGTTCGAGGCGAGCCTGACCGTACGCGGCGAGGTGCTCCACGGCCGCTACCGCGTGCTGACCCTGGAGTCCTCCTCCGTCCCCAACGCGCTGGCCGCCCTGCTGCTGCACGCCCGCGACCTGACCGGCTGCACCCCGCACATCTACTTCGAGTGGACCGAGGGCGGGCCCTTCACCAACCTGCTGCGCTTCTTCCTGTTCGGCCAGGGCGAGGTCGCCCCGGTGACCCGCGAGGTCCTGCGCGAGGCCGAACGCGACCGGAAGCGCCGGCCGAGGGTGCACGTCGGCTGA
- a CDS encoding extracellular solute-binding protein — MGDPALSRRGFLAASAAAGLGMTALTACGGDSDGGSSGTTTIEWWNISTTEPAKGVWAALARKFEAQNPKVKIKIVQLENDAYKSKMTALTSSGKLPDIFHTWGGGVLKQQVDAGLVEDLTDSTKPWGDALLPVAREPYLLDDRVYGVPFDIGMIGFWYNKALFEKAGISAPPTTWTGFLDAVRKLKAAEVTPLALAGKEKWPGMYYWAYLAMRTAGAEALQKAYEAKDFTGAPFVEAGEHLDELVGLQPFQKGYLGAAYSSPTGQAATVGNGKAAMELMGQWAPVVQADAGKGLGKDLGFFPFPAVEGGKGALTEVFGGGGGHALRKGAPQAAVDFLKFFASEATDLELVKKTGVLPVVPAAESAIADPNIKAVQEQLKKATGFQLYLDQAYAPAVGQEVNDSVAALIAGSKSPGQVAQSITRTAKEEQ, encoded by the coding sequence ATGGGCGACCCGGCACTGTCCCGCCGCGGCTTCCTGGCGGCCTCCGCCGCGGCCGGTCTGGGGATGACGGCACTGACCGCATGCGGCGGGGACTCGGACGGAGGGTCGTCGGGGACGACCACGATCGAGTGGTGGAACATCTCCACCACCGAGCCGGCCAAGGGTGTCTGGGCCGCGCTCGCCCGCAAGTTCGAGGCGCAGAACCCCAAGGTCAAGATCAAGATCGTCCAGCTGGAGAACGACGCCTACAAGTCGAAGATGACGGCCCTGACCTCCTCCGGGAAGCTGCCCGACATCTTCCATACCTGGGGCGGCGGAGTCCTGAAGCAGCAGGTCGACGCCGGACTCGTCGAGGACCTCACGGACAGCACCAAGCCGTGGGGCGACGCCCTGCTCCCGGTCGCGAGGGAGCCGTACCTGCTCGACGACCGGGTCTACGGCGTCCCGTTCGACATCGGCATGATCGGCTTCTGGTACAACAAGGCGCTCTTCGAGAAGGCCGGCATCAGCGCGCCCCCGACCACATGGACCGGCTTCCTCGACGCCGTACGGAAGCTGAAGGCCGCCGAGGTCACGCCGCTCGCCCTGGCCGGCAAGGAGAAGTGGCCCGGGATGTACTACTGGGCCTACCTCGCGATGCGCACCGCCGGTGCCGAAGCGCTGCAGAAGGCCTACGAGGCCAAGGACTTCACCGGCGCCCCCTTCGTCGAGGCGGGCGAGCACCTCGACGAACTCGTCGGACTCCAGCCGTTCCAGAAGGGCTACCTCGGCGCCGCCTACTCCTCGCCCACCGGCCAGGCCGCCACCGTCGGCAACGGCAAGGCCGCCATGGAACTCATGGGGCAGTGGGCCCCCGTGGTGCAGGCCGACGCGGGCAAGGGACTCGGCAAGGACCTCGGCTTCTTCCCGTTCCCCGCGGTCGAGGGCGGCAAGGGCGCCCTCACCGAGGTGTTCGGCGGAGGCGGCGGGCACGCTCTGCGCAAGGGCGCCCCGCAGGCGGCCGTCGACTTCCTGAAGTTCTTCGCGTCCGAGGCCACCGACCTGGAACTGGTCAAGAAGACCGGAGTCCTCCCCGTGGTCCCGGCGGCCGAGAGCGCCATCGCCGACCCCAACATCAAGGCCGTGCAGGAGCAGCTGAAGAAGGCCACCGGCTTCCAGCTCTACCTCGACCAGGCCTACGCGCCCGCCGTCGGCCAGGAGGTCAACGACAGCGTCGCCGCGCTCATCGCCGGTTCCAAGTCCCCCGGGCAGGTCGCCCAGTCGATCACCAGGACCGCGAAGGAAGAGCAGTAG
- a CDS encoding carbohydrate ABC transporter permease codes for MTSTFLPDKRTGPDAGLPPPAADPARSRARRRALNWLTATGFQLPALVLFMGLVLLPMLFALYAAFFRWGGFGMPSEYIGGENFTRLFQDEVFLGDLWRCLVLVVLSLVLQLPFALAMAVLLNQRMRGRAVYRMLFFAPYVLSEAITGILFGMIFAPDDGFADQLLGRIGLEGLGGEWFADPSTVMATLFLVMTWKYFGFHMMLYLAGLQAVPRELTEAALIDGAGPWQRFRNVTLPLLAPTLRISVFLSVIGSIQLFDLVWVTTAGGPDHHSETMAVTMFQYGFKRYQVGYASAISVAMFGISLVFALAYQRFVLRRDLEGATTTMRGDGK; via the coding sequence ATGACCTCCACGTTCCTGCCGGACAAACGGACCGGCCCCGACGCCGGCCTGCCGCCCCCGGCCGCGGACCCGGCCCGGAGCCGGGCCCGGCGACGCGCGCTGAACTGGCTGACCGCGACCGGCTTCCAGCTGCCCGCCCTGGTGCTGTTCATGGGGCTCGTGCTGCTGCCGATGCTGTTCGCCCTGTACGCCGCGTTCTTCCGCTGGGGCGGCTTCGGCATGCCCTCCGAGTACATCGGCGGCGAGAACTTCACCCGGCTCTTCCAGGACGAGGTCTTCCTGGGCGACCTGTGGCGCTGTCTGGTCCTCGTGGTGCTGTCGCTCGTGCTGCAACTGCCGTTCGCGCTCGCCATGGCCGTCCTGCTCAACCAGCGCATGCGCGGGCGGGCGGTGTACCGGATGCTGTTCTTCGCGCCGTACGTCCTGTCCGAGGCGATCACCGGAATCCTGTTCGGCATGATCTTCGCCCCGGACGACGGCTTCGCCGACCAACTCCTCGGCAGAATCGGGCTGGAAGGGCTCGGAGGGGAGTGGTTCGCCGACCCGTCCACGGTCATGGCGACCCTGTTCCTGGTCATGACCTGGAAGTACTTCGGCTTCCACATGATGCTGTACCTGGCCGGGCTCCAGGCCGTCCCGAGAGAGCTGACCGAGGCGGCGCTCATCGACGGGGCCGGTCCCTGGCAGCGCTTCCGCAATGTGACGCTGCCGCTGCTCGCGCCCACCCTGCGCATCAGTGTCTTCCTGTCGGTCATCGGGTCCATCCAGCTCTTCGACCTGGTGTGGGTGACCACCGCGGGCGGTCCCGACCACCACTCCGAGACCATGGCCGTGACCATGTTCCAGTACGGCTTCAAGCGCTACCAGGTCGGCTACGCCAGCGCGATCAGCGTGGCCATGTTCGGCATCAGCCTCGTCTTCGCCCTCGCCTACCAGCGGTTCGTGCTCCGGCGCGATCTGGAAGGGGCCACCACGACCATGCGGGGTGATGGAAAGTGA
- a CDS encoding carbohydrate ABC transporter permease, with protein MAVPLVYAALSGFKSTDELSRNPVGLPESWVTSNYTQILGSGDFWRLIGNSTLIAVGTTVLVVAVSALSAFSFARFAFRGREVLFTLFTMGLMFPFAVAALPLFLLLRSLGLLDNPLGVILPQAAFGLPMTIIILRGFFRQIPGELEEAATLDGCSSFGFFWRVLLPMARPALGTVSVLAVVTSWNNFFLPLLVFTDAQWWTLPIGVQQFQGQYSAEYAKVFAYLVLAMVPALAFYSVAERQLVGGLTAGATKG; from the coding sequence ATGGCCGTCCCGCTGGTCTACGCCGCGCTCTCCGGGTTCAAGTCCACCGACGAGCTGTCCCGCAACCCGGTCGGTCTGCCCGAGTCGTGGGTGACCTCCAACTACACCCAGATCCTCGGCTCGGGGGACTTCTGGCGGCTGATCGGCAACAGCACGCTGATCGCGGTGGGCACGACCGTCCTGGTCGTCGCGGTCTCCGCCCTGTCGGCCTTCTCCTTCGCGCGGTTCGCCTTCCGCGGCCGGGAGGTGCTGTTCACGCTGTTCACGATGGGGCTGATGTTCCCGTTCGCGGTGGCGGCCCTGCCGCTGTTCCTGCTGCTGCGCTCCCTGGGCCTGCTGGACAACCCCCTCGGGGTGATCCTTCCGCAGGCGGCCTTCGGGCTGCCGATGACCATCATCATCCTGCGGGGCTTCTTCCGGCAGATCCCCGGTGAGCTGGAGGAGGCGGCCACGCTCGACGGGTGCAGCTCGTTCGGCTTCTTCTGGCGGGTGCTGCTGCCCATGGCGCGGCCCGCGCTCGGCACGGTCTCGGTGCTGGCCGTCGTCACCAGCTGGAACAACTTCTTCCTGCCGCTGTTGGTGTTCACCGACGCGCAGTGGTGGACGCTGCCGATCGGGGTGCAACAGTTCCAGGGGCAGTACTCCGCGGAGTACGCCAAGGTCTTCGCCTATCTGGTGCTGGCGATGGTCCCGGCACTGGCCTTCTACTCGGTCGCCGAGCGGCAGCTCGTCGGCGGCCTCACCGCGGGCGCCACGAAGGGCTGA
- a CDS encoding endo-1,4-beta-xylanase, translating to MRRTAIRLRLAGALAAVLVAGGIATGPAAQAGEEHGKEPTLADLAQRHGRYFGSATDNPELVDSPYKALLGSEFDQITPGNGMKWYATEPQQGVFDFSKGDEIVNLARANRQKVRGHTLVWHSQLPGWLTGREWTAPELRAVLKRHVQAEVRHYRGKVFAWDVVNEAFNEDGTYRESVFYKTLGPGYIADALRWAHQADPRVKLYLNDYNIEGIGPKSDAYYKLAKELKADGVPLHGIGLQAHLALQYGYPTTLEDNLRRFSRLGLDTSLTEVDVRMILPATEEKLAQQAEWYRDLTEACLAVRRCVGVTLWDYTDKYSWIPAFFPGQGAALPWDEQLRPKPAYFALREALGAK from the coding sequence ATGCGCAGGACCGCCATACGGCTCAGACTCGCTGGGGCGCTGGCCGCCGTGCTGGTGGCCGGAGGTATCGCCACCGGCCCGGCGGCACAGGCCGGCGAGGAGCACGGCAAGGAACCGACGCTCGCCGATCTCGCCCAGCGGCACGGCCGCTACTTCGGGAGCGCGACGGACAATCCCGAGCTCGTCGACTCGCCGTACAAGGCCCTGCTCGGCAGCGAGTTCGACCAGATCACGCCCGGCAACGGCATGAAGTGGTACGCGACCGAGCCGCAGCAGGGGGTGTTCGACTTCTCCAAGGGCGACGAGATCGTGAACCTCGCGCGCGCCAACCGGCAGAAGGTGCGCGGCCACACCCTGGTCTGGCACAGCCAGTTGCCCGGGTGGCTCACGGGGCGGGAGTGGACGGCGCCGGAGCTGAGGGCCGTGCTGAAGAGGCATGTCCAGGCGGAGGTACGGCACTACCGGGGCAAAGTGTTCGCCTGGGACGTCGTCAACGAGGCGTTCAACGAGGACGGTACGTACCGGGAGTCCGTCTTCTACAAGACGCTCGGGCCCGGGTACATAGCCGACGCGCTGCGCTGGGCGCATCAGGCCGATCCGCGCGTGAAGCTGTACCTCAACGACTACAACATCGAGGGGATCGGCCCGAAGAGCGACGCGTACTACAAGCTGGCCAAGGAACTGAAGGCCGACGGCGTCCCCCTGCACGGCATCGGCCTCCAGGCCCACCTCGCCCTTCAGTACGGCTATCCCACCACCCTGGAGGACAACCTCCGGCGCTTCTCCCGGCTCGGCCTCGACACCTCGCTCACCGAGGTCGACGTACGGATGATCCTGCCCGCGACGGAGGAGAAGCTGGCCCAGCAGGCCGAGTGGTACCGCGACCTGACCGAGGCGTGCCTGGCGGTACGCCGCTGCGTCGGTGTCACCCTCTGGGACTACACGGACAAGTACTCGTGGATCCCCGCCTTCTTCCCGGGCCAGGGCGCGGCCCTGCCGTGGGACGAGCAGCTCAGGCCGAAGCCGGCGTACTTCGCGCTGCGTGAGGCGCTCGGAGCGAAGTAG
- a CDS encoding LacI family DNA-binding transcriptional regulator: MAAREADAGGKVTITEIARQAGVSVPTVSRVVNGRSDVSPQTRARVEELLRRHGYRKRPAPPGTRAALLDLVFNDLDSPWAVEIIRGVEEVAHAAGVGTVVSAIHGRSGDAREWMRNLRARASDGVILVTSALEPMLHEELRILGVPLVVVDPAGSPALDSPTIGAANWSGGMAATEHLLSLGHRRIGLIAGPPRLLCSRARLDGYRAALEGAGVAPDASLVVPGDFRPESGFTACNTLLDLPEPPTAVFAASDQMALGAIEALRRRGLRVPQDMSVVGFDDLPEVRWSAPPLTTIRQPLADMGKLAARTALRLTRDEQPDSPRVELGTDLVVRSSTTPPAGRG, encoded by the coding sequence GTGGCAGCACGTGAGGCCGACGCCGGGGGCAAGGTCACGATCACGGAGATCGCCCGGCAGGCGGGCGTGTCCGTGCCGACCGTGTCCCGGGTCGTCAACGGCCGGTCCGACGTGTCGCCGCAGACCCGGGCCCGGGTCGAGGAACTGCTGCGCCGGCACGGCTACCGCAAGCGCCCCGCGCCCCCCGGCACCCGTGCGGCCCTGCTCGACCTCGTCTTCAACGACCTCGACAGCCCCTGGGCCGTGGAGATCATCCGCGGGGTCGAGGAGGTCGCGCACGCGGCCGGGGTCGGCACGGTGGTGTCGGCCATCCACGGGCGCTCGGGCGATGCCCGCGAGTGGATGCGCAACCTCCGGGCCCGTGCCTCCGACGGCGTCATCCTCGTCACCTCGGCGCTGGAGCCGATGCTCCACGAGGAGTTGCGGATCCTCGGCGTCCCGCTGGTCGTCGTCGACCCGGCGGGCTCCCCCGCCCTGGACTCGCCCACGATCGGCGCCGCGAACTGGTCGGGGGGCATGGCCGCCACCGAGCATCTGCTCTCCCTCGGCCACCGCCGGATCGGCCTGATCGCCGGCCCGCCGCGCCTGCTGTGCTCCCGGGCCCGGCTGGACGGCTACCGAGCCGCCCTAGAAGGCGCCGGTGTGGCGCCGGACGCGTCCCTCGTCGTCCCCGGCGACTTCCGCCCCGAGTCCGGCTTCACCGCCTGCAACACCCTGCTCGACCTGCCCGAGCCGCCGACCGCCGTGTTCGCGGCCAGCGACCAGATGGCACTAGGCGCGATCGAGGCACTGCGGCGGCGCGGGCTGCGGGTCCCGCAGGACATGAGCGTGGTCGGTTTCGACGACCTCCCGGAAGTCCGCTGGTCGGCTCCACCCCTGACCACGATCCGCCAGCCCCTCGCCGACATGGGCAAACTGGCCGCCCGCACGGCCCTCCGCCTGACCCGCGACGAACAACCGGACTCGCCTCGAGTGGAGCTGGGGACGGACCTGGTGGTGCGATCCAGCACCACACCTCCGGCCGGGCGGGGCTGA
- a CDS encoding DUF5999 family protein: MCQHQTPCPSAESADRESAHLVAHHPEQGWSLLCNGVVLFEDTGELLPDGRVIAPHRPLAGSQVVTAA, encoded by the coding sequence ATGTGCCAGCACCAGACACCATGCCCCTCAGCCGAATCCGCCGACCGGGAGTCCGCCCATCTCGTGGCGCACCACCCGGAGCAGGGGTGGAGCCTGCTGTGCAACGGCGTGGTGCTCTTCGAGGACACCGGTGAGCTTCTGCCGGACGGCAGGGTCATCGCCCCGCACCGTCCGCTGGCCGGCAGCCAAGTGGTGACGGCTGCCTGA
- a CDS encoding glutamate-cysteine ligase family protein codes for MGEKVVAGRFDLSDRQRYRDKLRRCLTGLERLLAEKRFDRPKNLMGLEIELNLAGSDGMPKMLNAQVLERIASRDFQTELAMFNLEVNIPPHRLGGRVFDRLGEELRTSLAYADRKAGEVDAGIVMIGILPTLDRDDLVSSNLSDVDRYTLLNDQIVAARGEEFTLDIDGVEHLTCTSKSIAPEAACTSVQLHLQVTPGRFADVWNAAQAVAAAQIAVGANSPFLFGRELWRESRPPLFQQSTDTRPPELQAQGVRPRTWFGERWITSAYDLFEENLRYYPALLPICDDEDPLEVLDRGGTPSLAELVLHNGTIYRWNRPVYGIADGVPHLRVENRVLPAGPTVTDVVANAAFFYGVVRALAEEPRPVWTRLPFEAAAANFDAACKDGIDARFTWPRRGRYGGTTQVDAVSLVRDELLPLAEAGLDAWGVEPADRDLYLGVIEERCRRRVNGASWQAATFHKALDAGHTREAALAATTRRYRELMHQGDPVHTWPVGLPEPVPLG; via the coding sequence ATGGGGGAGAAGGTCGTGGCAGGGCGGTTCGACCTGTCCGATCGCCAGCGCTACCGCGACAAGCTCCGTCGGTGTCTGACGGGCTTGGAGCGGCTCCTGGCGGAGAAGCGGTTCGATCGCCCGAAGAACCTCATGGGGCTGGAGATCGAATTGAATCTCGCGGGCTCCGACGGCATGCCGAAAATGTTGAATGCGCAAGTCCTGGAACGCATCGCGAGCCGGGACTTCCAAACAGAACTCGCCATGTTCAATCTGGAAGTGAACATTCCTCCACACCGTCTGGGTGGCCGGGTTTTCGACCGGCTCGGTGAGGAACTCCGCACGTCACTGGCATATGCCGACCGAAAAGCGGGCGAGGTCGACGCGGGAATCGTGATGATCGGCATTCTGCCGACCCTCGACCGGGATGACCTCGTCTCGTCGAACCTCTCCGACGTCGACCGCTACACCCTCCTCAACGACCAGATCGTGGCCGCCCGGGGCGAGGAGTTCACCCTCGACATCGACGGCGTGGAGCACCTCACCTGCACCTCGAAATCCATCGCGCCGGAGGCCGCCTGCACCTCCGTGCAACTGCATCTCCAGGTCACCCCGGGCCGGTTCGCCGACGTGTGGAACGCGGCCCAGGCGGTCGCCGCCGCGCAGATCGCCGTCGGCGCCAACTCGCCCTTCCTGTTCGGCCGCGAGCTGTGGCGCGAGTCGCGGCCCCCGCTGTTCCAGCAGTCCACCGACACCCGCCCGCCCGAGCTTCAGGCCCAGGGCGTCCGGCCGCGCACCTGGTTCGGGGAGCGCTGGATCACCTCGGCGTACGACCTCTTCGAGGAGAACCTCCGCTACTACCCGGCGCTGCTGCCGATCTGCGACGACGAGGACCCGCTCGAGGTGCTCGACCGGGGCGGCACGCCCTCCCTCGCCGAACTCGTCCTGCACAACGGCACGATCTACCGCTGGAACCGCCCGGTCTACGGCATCGCCGACGGCGTCCCCCATCTGCGCGTGGAGAACCGCGTCCTGCCCGCCGGGCCCACCGTCACCGACGTCGTCGCCAACGCGGCGTTCTTCTACGGCGTCGTCCGCGCCCTCGCCGAGGAGCCCCGGCCGGTGTGGACCCGGCTGCCGTTCGAGGCGGCCGCCGCCAACTTCGACGCCGCCTGCAAGGACGGCATCGACGCCCGCTTCACCTGGCCCCGGCGGGGCCGCTACGGCGGCACCACACAGGTCGACGCGGTCAGCCTCGTACGGGACGAACTGCTGCCGCTCGCCGAGGCCGGACTGGACGCGTGGGGTGTCGAGCCGGCCGACCGCGACCTGTACCTGGGCGTGATCGAGGAACGGTGCCGGCGCCGGGTGAACGGGGCGAGCTGGCAGGCCGCGACCTTCCACAAGGCGCTGGACGCCGGCCACACGCGGGAGGCCGCGCTGGCCGCCACCACCCGCCGCTATCGCGAGCTGATGCACCAGGGGGATCCGGTCCACACCTGGCCGGTGGGCCTGCCGGAGCCGGTGCCGCTGGGCTGA
- a CDS encoding CPBP family intramembrane glutamic endopeptidase, with protein MQAEAGPVADDSIPQQRLSRRMLRNETLLVLALSLGASGVSALISFIGSVTKPGGLKDQAATMNASAAPGRPWLDLAWQLFGITTALVPVALVAHFLLREGASLRTIGFDRSRPWPDLGRGAAIAAVIGSTGIAFYLAARGLGFNLTVVPEALPGVWWKYPVLILSAIQNAVLEEVIVVGYLLRRLGQLGWTPTAALIGSSVLRGSYHLYQGIGGFIGNLAMGVVFVYLYRRWGRVGPLVVAHSLLDIGAFIGYALLAGKVGWLPTA; from the coding sequence GTGCAGGCGGAGGCGGGCCCGGTGGCGGACGATTCCATTCCCCAGCAGCGGCTCTCGCGGCGGATGCTGCGCAACGAGACCCTGCTCGTCCTGGCGCTCTCGCTGGGGGCGAGCGGAGTCTCCGCCCTGATCAGCTTCATCGGCTCGGTCACCAAGCCCGGCGGGCTCAAGGACCAGGCGGCCACGATGAACGCCTCGGCCGCGCCCGGCCGTCCCTGGCTCGACCTCGCCTGGCAGCTCTTCGGGATCACCACGGCGCTCGTGCCCGTCGCGCTCGTCGCGCACTTCCTGCTGCGCGAGGGCGCGAGTCTGCGCACCATCGGCTTCGACCGCAGCCGCCCCTGGCCCGACCTCGGCCGCGGCGCGGCGATCGCGGCGGTCATCGGCAGCACCGGCATCGCCTTCTATCTGGCGGCCCGCGGCCTCGGCTTCAACCTCACCGTGGTGCCGGAGGCGCTGCCCGGCGTGTGGTGGAAATACCCGGTGCTGATCCTCTCCGCGATCCAGAACGCGGTGCTGGAGGAAGTGATCGTCGTCGGCTATCTGCTGCGCCGCCTCGGGCAGCTGGGCTGGACCCCGACGGCCGCGCTGATCGGCAGCTCGGTGCTGCGCGGCTCGTACCACCTCTACCAGGGCATCGGCGGCTTCATCGGGAACCTGGCCATGGGCGTCGTCTTCGTCTATCTGTACCGCCGCTGGGGCCGCGTCGGCCCCCTCGTGGTGGCCCACTCGCTGCTCGACATCGGGGCGTTCATCGGGTACGCGCTGCTGGCGGGCAAGGTCGGGTGGCTCCCGACGGCGTGA
- a CDS encoding PhzF family phenazine biosynthesis protein, translating into MRIRIVDAFTDRPFTGNPAGVMLLNDAEAFPDDSRLQDIALEVNHAETAFAHPLPEGGEADWALRWFTPAAEVAMCGHATLATAHVLHTTGAHEGPVRFATRSGVLVATPTGDGSITLDFPTAPLTRVDPPRGLAEALGAEPLTVLDTGPNVGDLLVELSDEKTVHGLTPDLKALAAHSARGVIATARAEDPAQGYDFVSRGFFPNIGIDEDPVTGSAHTALAPFWSERLGRAGLTGLQASRRSGRIRTELRGDRTLLTGRAVTVIEGELLA; encoded by the coding sequence ATGCGGATTCGAATCGTCGACGCCTTCACCGACCGTCCCTTCACCGGCAACCCGGCCGGGGTCATGCTCCTGAACGACGCGGAGGCCTTCCCGGACGACAGCCGGCTGCAGGACATCGCCCTGGAGGTCAACCACGCCGAGACGGCCTTCGCCCATCCCCTCCCCGAGGGCGGCGAGGCCGACTGGGCGCTGCGCTGGTTCACGCCCGCCGCCGAGGTCGCGATGTGCGGCCACGCCACCCTCGCCACCGCCCATGTCCTGCACACCACCGGTGCCCACGAGGGGCCGGTGCGGTTCGCGACCCGCAGCGGTGTCCTCGTCGCCACGCCCACCGGCGACGGCTCCATCACGCTGGACTTCCCGACGGCTCCGCTCACCCGGGTCGACCCGCCCCGCGGCCTCGCCGAGGCCCTGGGAGCCGAGCCGCTGACGGTCCTCGACACCGGCCCGAACGTCGGCGATCTGCTCGTCGAGCTCTCCGACGAGAAGACGGTGCACGGCCTCACCCCCGACCTCAAGGCCCTCGCCGCCCACTCCGCGCGCGGCGTCATCGCCACGGCCCGAGCGGAGGACCCGGCCCAGGGCTACGACTTCGTCTCCCGCGGCTTCTTCCCGAACATCGGCATCGACGAGGACCCGGTCACCGGCAGCGCCCACACCGCCCTCGCCCCGTTCTGGTCCGAGCGCCTGGGTCGCGCCGGCCTCACCGGCCTCCAGGCCTCACGCCGCTCCGGCCGCATCCGCACCGAACTGCGCGGCGACCGCACCCTGCTGACGGGCAGGGCGGTCACGGTCATCGAGGGCGAGCTGCTGGCCTGA